In Streptomyces liangshanensis, the DNA window CGTCCTTCAGCATGAAGCCGCTCGCCCCGGCCTTGAGGCCGGAGAACGCGTACTCGTCGAGGTCGAAGGTGGTCAGGATGAGGACTTTCGGGGGGTTGGGCTCCGCGCAGATCCGGCGCGTGGCCTCCACCCCGTCGAGGCGGGGCATGCGGACGTCCATCAGGACGACGTCGACGGCGGTGGTGCGGAGGTTCTCGATCGCCTCGGCGCCGTCCCCGGCCTCCGCGACGACCTCCATGTCGGGCTGCGCGGCCAGCACCATGCGGAAGCCGGTGCGAAGCAGCATCTGGTCGTCCACGAGCATGACGCGAATCGCCGTCGGGGTCATCGGGGGTTCCTTCTGTGGGGCGGGCCCGGGCACGTCAGTGCGCCGGCTTGAGGGGGAGGAGCGCGCTGATGCGGAAGCCGCCGCCGGGGCGCGGCCCCGCGTCCAGCGTGCCGCCGACCATCCCGACCCGCTCCCGCATCCCGATCAGGCCGTGGCCGCGGCCGTCGGCGCCGCCGTCCTCGTACAGCTCGTGGGTGGCGCCCCGCCCGTCGTCCTCGACCAGGAGGCCCAGGCCGTCGTCGAAGTAGACCAGCCGCACGCTCGCGCCCACGTCCGGTCCGCCGTGCTTGCGGCTGTTGGTGAGGGCTTCCTGCACGATCCGGTACGCGGTCAGCTCGACCCCGCTGGGCAGCGGGCGCGCGGTGCCCTCGATCCTGAAGTCCACGGTGAGGCCGGCCCTGCGCACCTGCTCGACCAGGTCCTCGATCTGGTCGACGTCGGGCTGGGGCACGTACTCCCCGCCCTCCCGGGTGTCCCCGGTCCGCAGGACGCCGAGCAGCCGGCGCATCTCGGCGAGGGCCTGGCGGCCGGTGCTGGAGATGGTCTCCAGGGCCTGTTTGGCCTGGTCGGGGGCGGCGTCCAGGACGTACGCGGCGCCGTCGGCCTGCACGACCATCACGGACACGTTGTGCGCGACGACGTCGTGCAGTTCGCGGGCGATCCTGGCCCGCTCGGCGGCGACCGCCACCTTGGCCTGCGCCTCGCGCTCCTTCTCCAGCCGGGTCGCGCGCTCCTCCAGCTGGTCGAAGTAGGCGCGGCGGGTACGGAGGGAGTCGCCGAGCACCCAGGCGAGGACGAACGGCACGGCCAGCACCACGCCCGCGAAGACCCGACCGAAGGTGCTCGCCCCGTCCACGGGCCAGCGCAACTGCGACAGCGGGGCCGCGAACAGGCCGCCGACCAGGGCGAGCCGGGAGGCCCAGCGCGGGCCGCCCTCGGCGGCCACGGTGTAGATGATGACGAGCATGGCGAAGTCGCCGGGGTTGACCGCGACGTCCAGCGCGAGCTGGACGA includes these proteins:
- a CDS encoding sensor histidine kinase — translated: MQRFYDFLRRHPTGVDTFWAVMLLGVSLLWAVTAETGVGDRLRAIGVVVLLSLVVALRRRAPAGMLLLVVALGVVQLALDVAVNPGDFAMLVIIYTVAAEGGPRWASRLALVGGLFAAPLSQLRWPVDGASTFGRVFAGVVLAVPFVLAWVLGDSLRTRRAYFDQLEERATRLEKEREAQAKVAVAAERARIARELHDVVAHNVSVMVVQADGAAYVLDAAPDQAKQALETISSTGRQALAEMRRLLGVLRTGDTREGGEYVPQPDVDQIEDLVEQVRRAGLTVDFRIEGTARPLPSGVELTAYRIVQEALTNSRKHGGPDVGASVRLVYFDDGLGLLVEDDGRGATHELYEDGGADGRGHGLIGMRERVGMVGGTLDAGPRPGGGFRISALLPLKPAH